The Microscilla marina ATCC 23134 genome has a segment encoding these proteins:
- a CDS encoding alpha/beta fold hydrolase — MDRLLAYDSEGKGQKTVVLLHGFCENRTMWRHLVPVLTAQYRVVNIDLGGFGQSAHLLPPVVTMDTLAAQVLALLQSLNVHTCTVLGHSLGGYVALAMAAQHPTLLEGLGLVHSSALPDSAPRQAIRNRIVSIVRQRGVTPFAHHFVQALFLAERLPELAEAINEAKTMALHTPQKSLIEVTLAMRERPDRSELLQQLSCPVLFLIGKQDPAIPMSQYLPQIVLPKDAHIHLLDHTAHMGTWERPQKTSAILQHFVHYCQTGKVL; from the coding sequence ATGGATCGGTTACTGGCGTATGACAGCGAGGGTAAAGGGCAAAAAACAGTGGTGTTGTTGCATGGATTTTGCGAAAACCGTACGATGTGGCGACACCTTGTGCCTGTGTTGACGGCTCAGTATCGGGTAGTAAATATAGACTTGGGTGGTTTTGGTCAAAGTGCGCATCTGCTGCCCCCTGTGGTAACGATGGACACCTTGGCGGCGCAGGTACTGGCATTGCTCCAAAGTTTAAATGTCCATACCTGCACTGTGTTGGGGCATTCGTTGGGGGGCTATGTGGCGCTGGCAATGGCGGCACAACACCCTACTTTGCTGGAGGGCTTAGGGCTGGTTCACTCCAGTGCATTGCCCGATTCGGCACCCCGCCAGGCAATACGCAACCGCATTGTGTCTATTGTGCGCCAACGTGGGGTTACTCCCTTTGCCCACCACTTTGTACAAGCCTTGTTTTTAGCCGAAAGGCTACCCGAACTCGCTGAAGCAATCAATGAAGCTAAAACAATGGCCTTGCACACTCCCCAAAAATCGCTGATAGAGGTCACACTTGCCATGCGTGAACGCCCCGATCGCAGTGAGTTGTTACAGCAACTCTCTTGCCCGGTCTTGTTTCTCATTGGCAAGCAAGACCCTGCCATTCCCATGAGTCAATACCTGCCCCAAATAGTGTTGCCAAAAGATGCCCACATTCACTTGCTAGACCACACCGCACACATGGGCACTTGGGAACGCCCCCAAAAAACCAGTGCCATTCTCCAGCACTTTGTCCATTATTGCCAAACAGGTAAAGTTTTATAG
- a CDS encoding segregation and condensation protein A, with the protein MGFEIKLPLFEGPFDLLLFFIERQEVDIYDIPISTITQDFLDYMHQMEQMNIELASEFIVVAATLMRIKAKMLLPRDEESDEDDDPRQELVDFLLEYKKYKSVLKEFEALEDRQLMREKRGNVIVEIERVAGTYEVDIEMHRLDLYKLLQVYEKAMTRYESRIEHVVHKVVPYPYTVAQQKTMLISLLEQKPKLEFNEIVLSYKTKIAVIFNFLAILELLQNGLVSLHIEPGYNNFWIEKKASEQQVTETISS; encoded by the coding sequence GTGGGTTTTGAGATCAAGTTACCGTTATTTGAAGGACCATTCGATTTGCTGCTTTTCTTTATAGAGCGACAGGAAGTTGATATTTATGATATTCCTATTTCTACAATTACGCAGGATTTTCTGGACTATATGCATCAAATGGAGCAGATGAATATAGAACTTGCCAGTGAGTTTATAGTAGTAGCAGCCACGCTGATGCGTATCAAAGCCAAAATGCTGTTGCCACGCGACGAAGAAAGTGATGAGGATGACGACCCACGCCAAGAGCTGGTGGATTTTCTGCTAGAGTATAAAAAGTATAAGTCGGTGCTCAAAGAGTTTGAAGCCCTGGAAGACCGACAACTCATGCGCGAAAAACGGGGCAACGTGATAGTAGAAATAGAGAGAGTGGCGGGAACGTATGAGGTGGATATAGAAATGCATCGGCTCGACTTGTATAAATTGCTACAGGTATACGAAAAAGCAATGACACGTTATGAGAGCCGTATAGAGCACGTAGTACACAAGGTGGTACCTTATCCTTATACAGTGGCACAGCAAAAAACGATGCTGATAAGTTTGCTTGAGCAAAAGCCCAAACTGGAGTTTAACGAAATTGTACTTTCTTATAAAACCAAGATTGCAGTAATATTCAATTTTTTGGCTATACTCGAATTATTACAAAATGGTTTGGTATCTTTGCACATCGAACCAGGTTACAATAATTTCTGGATTGAGAAAAAAGCCAGTGAACAACAAGTAACAGAGACGATTAGCTCATGA
- a CDS encoding RidA family protein, whose protein sequence is MTRVNVTSGTMWEKQVGYSRAVKIGNLIEVSGTTAVEDENRIVGIDDAYRQTRFVLEKIEDALNQAGATLKDVVRTRMYVTDISQWEAIGKAHNEFFGAINPATSMVEVSALINPDLLVEIEATAYID, encoded by the coding sequence ATGACAAGAGTAAATGTTACTTCTGGTACTATGTGGGAAAAGCAAGTAGGGTATTCGCGTGCTGTAAAAATAGGCAACCTGATAGAGGTATCGGGTACTACGGCAGTAGAAGACGAAAACCGTATTGTAGGCATTGACGATGCTTATCGGCAAACCCGGTTTGTGCTTGAAAAAATAGAAGATGCGCTCAATCAAGCAGGAGCCACGCTCAAAGATGTGGTGCGTACTCGCATGTATGTCACCGACATTAGCCAATGGGAAGCTATAGGCAAAGCACACAATGAGTTTTTTGGCGCCATTAATCCGGCGACTTCTATGGTAGAAGTGAGCGCTTTGATCAACCCTGACTTGTTGGTAGAGATAGAGGCCACTGCTTATATTGACTAA
- a CDS encoding helix-turn-helix domain-containing protein yields the protein MANQNDFAERLKNLIERLNMNKNSFSVKLEVSPTIIHNIIDGRGSKPSFEVLHKIVTTFKNVNAYWLLMGEGDMLIESNEKEKLVLSKSELDLKNEKIALYEELLKAKEETILSQKSENALLKKEIQRLEEQSNSSNSLF from the coding sequence ATGGCTAATCAAAATGACTTTGCCGAAAGGCTGAAAAACCTCATTGAGAGGCTCAACATGAATAAAAATTCTTTCAGTGTAAAGCTGGAAGTAAGCCCTACCATTATCCATAATATTATCGATGGCAGGGGTAGCAAGCCTAGTTTTGAGGTGTTGCACAAAATTGTGACTACGTTTAAAAATGTAAACGCTTACTGGTTATTAATGGGCGAAGGCGATATGTTGATAGAGAGTAACGAAAAGGAAAAATTGGTTTTGTCAAAATCTGAGCTGGATTTAAAAAACGAAAAAATTGCACTTTACGAAGAATTACTCAAAGCCAAAGAAGAAACTATTTTAAGCCAAAAAAGCGAAAATGCTTTGCTAAAAAAAGAAATTCAACGACTAGAAGAACAAAGCAACAGTAGTAACTCACTGTTCTAA
- the dxs gene encoding 1-deoxy-D-xylulose-5-phosphate synthase yields the protein MLIEPGKLLKQINNPEDLRQLSPEQLFDVCTELRQFIIDTVSIHGGHFGASLGVVELTVALHYVFNTPDDQLVWDVGHQAYGHKILTERRENFHSNRKYGGLSGFPKRKESKYDTFGVGHSSTSISAALGMALASKQKGENHRQHVAIIGDGAMTGGLAFEGMNHAGVSDSNLLIILNDNCMSIDPNVGALKDYLTDITTSRTYNKLRDEVWKMLGKFNRFGRFQELASKVEGAVKGSVLKQSNLFESLNLRYFGPVDGHDINHLTHVLNDLKNIPGPKLLHCVTVKGKGFAHAEKNQTKWHAPGLFDKVTGEIHKSVPTAPQPPKYQQVFGHTILELAQENPKIMGITPAMPSGSSLNIMMEAMPDRAIDVGIAEQHAVTVSAGMATQGSTVFCNIYSTFMQRAFDQVIHDVCIQGLPVIFCLDRAGFAGADGPTHHGAYDIAYMRLIPNMIVSAPMNEQELRNLMYTASLDEFKEEGKAFTIRYPRGQGVMPEWRTPLEKITIGQGRKLRDGSDAAILTIGHIGNYATEACETLAEEGLNIGHYDMRFVKPLDEAMLHEIFQKFDKVVTVEDGCLQGGFGSAVLEFMVEHGYTAKVKRLGIPDRIVEHGSQLELQTECGFDAKGIAQSVREIAEVVFK from the coding sequence ATGTTAATAGAGCCGGGTAAGTTACTAAAGCAGATCAACAACCCAGAAGACTTACGTCAGCTTTCGCCAGAGCAGTTATTTGATGTATGCACTGAGTTGAGACAATTTATTATCGATACTGTTTCGATTCACGGAGGACATTTTGGAGCAAGTTTGGGTGTAGTAGAGCTTACAGTGGCACTACATTATGTATTTAACACGCCAGACGACCAGTTGGTGTGGGATGTAGGGCATCAGGCTTATGGTCACAAAATTTTGACAGAAAGACGCGAAAACTTTCACTCCAACCGCAAATATGGAGGACTTTCGGGTTTTCCTAAGCGCAAAGAGAGCAAATACGATACTTTTGGGGTAGGACATTCGTCTACTTCTATATCGGCAGCCTTAGGAATGGCGCTTGCTTCTAAGCAAAAAGGAGAAAACCACCGTCAACACGTCGCCATTATTGGAGATGGTGCCATGACTGGGGGACTTGCTTTTGAAGGAATGAACCACGCGGGGGTATCAGACAGCAATTTGTTGATTATTTTGAACGACAACTGCATGTCTATTGATCCAAACGTAGGAGCACTCAAAGATTATCTGACCGATATTACAACCTCTAGAACTTACAACAAACTACGCGATGAGGTTTGGAAAATGTTGGGCAAATTCAATCGTTTTGGCCGCTTTCAAGAGCTTGCCTCTAAAGTAGAGGGTGCAGTAAAAGGGTCAGTATTAAAACAAAGCAACTTATTTGAGTCATTGAATTTGCGTTATTTTGGTCCGGTAGATGGTCACGACATCAACCACTTGACCCACGTACTCAATGACCTAAAAAATATACCAGGACCTAAACTTCTTCATTGTGTTACAGTGAAAGGAAAAGGGTTTGCTCATGCCGAAAAAAACCAAACCAAATGGCACGCGCCCGGTTTGTTCGACAAGGTGACTGGAGAAATACACAAATCGGTGCCTACCGCTCCACAACCTCCCAAATACCAACAAGTATTTGGACACACAATACTGGAACTTGCCCAGGAAAACCCCAAAATAATGGGCATTACTCCCGCCATGCCTTCGGGCTCGTCGCTTAACATTATGATGGAAGCCATGCCTGATCGTGCCATTGATGTGGGCATAGCCGAACAACACGCCGTTACTGTGTCAGCAGGTATGGCTACTCAGGGATCTACTGTATTTTGCAATATTTACTCTACGTTTATGCAGCGTGCCTTTGACCAGGTCATTCACGATGTATGTATTCAAGGCTTACCCGTAATTTTCTGTTTAGATCGGGCTGGTTTTGCCGGAGCCGATGGACCTACTCACCACGGGGCGTATGACATAGCTTATATGCGATTGATCCCCAATATGATTGTATCGGCGCCTATGAACGAACAAGAGTTGCGCAACCTAATGTATACTGCTTCGCTTGATGAGTTTAAAGAAGAAGGCAAAGCTTTTACCATTCGTTATCCTCGTGGTCAAGGGGTAATGCCAGAATGGAGAACTCCCCTAGAGAAAATAACCATTGGTCAAGGGCGTAAACTACGCGATGGCAGTGACGCCGCTATATTGACTATAGGGCATATAGGCAACTATGCTACTGAGGCTTGCGAAACTCTGGCCGAAGAAGGTCTCAACATAGGGCACTACGATATGCGTTTTGTAAAGCCCTTGGATGAGGCAATGTTGCACGAGATTTTCCAGAAGTTTGACAAGGTAGTCACCGTAGAGGATGGTTGCTTACAAGGGGGCTTTGGTTCGGCTGTACTAGAGTTTATGGTAGAACACGGCTACACTGCCAAAGTAAAACGTCTGGGGATTCCTGACCGTATTGTAGAACATGGCTCTCAACTTGAACTACAGACAGAGTGTGGTTTTGACGCTAAAGGCATCGCACAATCTGTTCGCGAAATAGCAGAAGTAGTTTTTAAGTAA
- a CDS encoding DUF502 domain-containing protein has product MFIFKRLIRYFLQGLLFVVPIFFTAYAVYFVFTFSINYTLSAIRLTKRYTYLPVEVHFLVYVAIDLVALVIIGYLASGFITKAMFKWFNQLLFRIPIIRIIYSSLQGFTSAFVGSKRKFDRPVLVKMNPSNLERVGFMVQDDLSRLHLAGKVAVYLPGSYGISGTLVIALAENVKPLDTSGLDAMNFIISGGIADLEGFRIR; this is encoded by the coding sequence ATGTTCATCTTCAAACGCTTGATTCGCTATTTTTTACAGGGTTTGCTTTTTGTAGTCCCCATTTTTTTTACCGCGTATGCCGTATATTTTGTATTTACTTTCTCTATCAACTATACGCTTTCGGCCATTCGTTTGACAAAAAGATATACCTATTTACCAGTAGAAGTACATTTTCTGGTGTATGTAGCCATCGACCTTGTCGCCTTGGTCATTATCGGCTACCTGGCTTCGGGTTTTATTACCAAAGCGATGTTTAAGTGGTTTAACCAATTGCTTTTCAGAATCCCCATTATTCGTATTATTTATTCCTCCCTCCAGGGTTTTACCTCTGCTTTTGTGGGCAGCAAACGCAAATTTGACCGTCCAGTATTGGTAAAAATGAACCCATCAAACCTCGAAAGGGTGGGTTTTATGGTACAAGACGATTTGTCACGGCTACACCTGGCGGGCAAGGTAGCGGTGTACCTACCCGGTTCTTATGGTATTTCGGGTACACTGGTAATTGCCCTTGCCGAAAATGTTAAACCTTTGGATACTTCTGGCTTAGATGCGATGAACTTTATTATTTCGGGGGGCATTGCCGACCTGGAGGGTTTTAGAATAAGGTAA